A region of Deltaproteobacteria bacterium DNA encodes the following proteins:
- a CDS encoding AMP-binding protein — protein MGVHDFTIYDMIRRNARTHADNVSVVFNDRRLTHIQFKHHCDRLAGGLANAGVGKGDRIAVVAQNSDEYLILYGAASKLGAIVLPVNWRFQSNEVKYVLEDGAPKVLFAGPEYQASAVEAAGGIDTIQGFYSIGGHGTSDRFQPFEALYSENDADRDFDVSTESGYAIIHTAAVEGRPRGALVSQGGVTAGNLMIMQRYGIGPGDAHVCLIPLFHIAGFGLAMAVMHAGGKNVIMDRFDAKTALKLIETEKSTIFFDFAPILKSLMDANDEEKRDISSIRMVVGLDQAENILRFQKWAPGASFWSLFAQAEALCVTTAPYNEKPGSAGIPYPTARVALFDDYDREAPTGAPGEICVRSANVFRGYWGLDEQTRHTFRNNWHHTGDIGRFDEDGYLWYVKRKAEKELIKTGGENVYPSEVEKAILTHDSVRETCVIGVPDKDWGEAVKAVCVLEPGAQLKPEELIEYVASKIARYKKPRYVVFTDRLPKKADGEIDRERVKKDHGGQC, from the coding sequence ATGGGAGTTCATGACTTCACGATTTATGACATGATCCGCCGGAATGCCCGGACTCATGCCGACAACGTCTCCGTGGTGTTCAACGACAGGCGGCTTACCCACATTCAGTTCAAACATCATTGCGACCGGCTCGCCGGCGGGCTGGCGAATGCAGGCGTCGGGAAGGGCGACCGAATTGCCGTTGTTGCCCAGAACAGTGACGAATATCTGATCCTGTACGGCGCGGCGTCGAAATTGGGGGCCATTGTTTTGCCGGTGAATTGGCGCTTTCAGTCGAATGAGGTGAAGTACGTGCTCGAAGACGGCGCACCCAAGGTACTGTTCGCCGGCCCGGAGTATCAGGCGTCTGCGGTCGAGGCCGCCGGAGGGATCGATACCATCCAGGGCTTCTATTCCATAGGGGGCCATGGGACTTCAGACCGGTTCCAACCCTTCGAGGCCCTCTATTCCGAAAACGACGCCGATCGTGATTTCGACGTATCCACGGAATCCGGATACGCGATCATCCATACGGCTGCGGTCGAAGGACGCCCCAGAGGCGCATTGGTCAGCCAGGGAGGAGTGACCGCCGGGAATCTGATGATTATGCAGAGGTACGGCATAGGACCGGGAGACGCCCACGTCTGCCTGATACCGTTGTTCCATATAGCGGGTTTCGGCCTCGCCATGGCCGTTATGCACGCCGGGGGCAAAAACGTGATTATGGATCGTTTCGATGCAAAGACCGCTCTGAAGTTAATCGAAACCGAAAAGAGCACCATTTTCTTCGACTTCGCCCCGATTCTCAAGTCATTGATGGACGCCAACGACGAAGAAAAGCGAGATATCTCGAGTATCCGGATGGTGGTGGGGCTCGACCAGGCGGAAAATATTCTTCGGTTTCAAAAATGGGCGCCCGGAGCCTCGTTCTGGTCGTTGTTTGCTCAGGCCGAGGCCCTTTGCGTGACCACCGCACCCTATAATGAAAAACCCGGAAGCGCCGGCATCCCTTATCCCACGGCCCGAGTGGCCCTTTTCGACGATTACGACAGGGAGGCGCCCACGGGCGCGCCGGGGGAAATCTGCGTCCGATCGGCCAACGTATTCCGGGGATACTGGGGCCTCGACGAGCAAACCCGACACACGTTCCGAAACAATTGGCACCATACGGGCGATATCGGACGTTTCGACGAAGACGGCTATCTCTGGTACGTCAAGAGAAAAGCCGAGAAAGAGCTGATCAAGACCGGAGGAGAAAACGTCTATCCATCCGAGGTCGAGAAGGCGATCCTTACCCACGACTCCGTGAGGGAAACGTGCGTCATCGGCGTACCGGACAAAGACTGGGGCGAAGCCGTGAAGGCCGTGTGTGTCCTCGAACCGGGGGCGCAATTGAAGCCCGAAGAGCTGATCGAGTACGTGGCGTCCAAAATCGCAAGATACAAGAAACCCAGGTACGTGGTGTTCACGGATCGTCTCCCCAAGAAAGCCGACGGAGAAATAGACCGGGAACGTGTGAAAAAGGATCACGGAGGACAATGCTGA
- a CDS encoding HAD family phosphatase: MIQAVLFDFGGVLAEEGFRHGMMAIAAQNRIDPDAFYASVEQVIYHGGYVLGRTSEATFWETLRKKWRLSGSDADLRREILSRFKVRPGMIELARKTKNLGMVTAILSDQTNWLDELNLRDGIYEAFDRVFNSYYLHQSKRMKETFLRACAELGVSPGATVFVDDHAENCENALSAGLIPVAFVSESQIREQLGRLFRDNGLSGID; encoded by the coding sequence ATGATTCAAGCCGTATTGTTCGATTTCGGCGGAGTACTGGCGGAAGAAGGCTTTCGCCACGGAATGATGGCGATTGCAGCACAAAACCGGATCGATCCGGATGCCTTTTATGCCAGTGTAGAGCAAGTGATATACCACGGGGGGTACGTGCTTGGAAGAACCTCGGAAGCGACTTTTTGGGAGACCTTGAGAAAGAAATGGCGCCTGTCGGGTTCCGATGCGGACCTCCGGCGGGAAATTCTCAGCCGGTTCAAGGTCCGGCCGGGCATGATTGAACTCGCCCGTAAGACCAAGAACTTGGGGATGGTAACAGCCATTCTCAGCGATCAAACGAATTGGCTGGATGAACTGAATCTGCGCGACGGCATTTACGAGGCGTTCGACCGCGTGTTCAATTCCTATTACCTCCACCAAAGTAAGCGGATGAAGGAAACGTTTCTTCGAGCATGCGCGGAACTCGGCGTATCGCCCGGGGCAACGGTCTTTGTCGATGATCATGCCGAAAACTGTGAGAATGCACTTTCGGCCGGCTTGATCCCTGTCGCATTCGTCTCCGAATCCCAGATTCGTGAACAGCTCGGACGGCTCTTTCGCGATAACGGTTTGAGCGGGATCGACTGA